Proteins encoded together in one Brassica napus cultivar Da-Ae unplaced genomic scaffold, Da-Ae ScsIHWf_1506;HRSCAF=2102, whole genome shotgun sequence window:
- the LOC125597610 gene encoding PE-PGRS family protein PE_PGRS47-like, translated as MKGYIIALIVCACVAIIAVVLILCCLQNRKKKKTWSPPPRPPVKDVEKGRSSVARDGGLVVLTGTAVTTAVVATAVTTGTADEISGGGGGGEGGGECDGGGDGGGGCGGCGGCGGCGGCGGCGG; from the coding sequence atgaAAGGTTACATTATTGCTCTTATAGTATGTGCCTGCGTCGCTATAATCGCGGTTGTTCTTATCTTATGTTGTcttcaaaaccgcaaaaagaaaaaaacgtggTCTCCTCCACCGCGTCCGCCGGTAAAAGACGTTGAAAAAGGTAGAAGCAGTGTCGCAAGAGATGGAGGGCTTGTTGTTTTGACAGGCACCGCTGTCACCACAGCCGTTGTAGCTACGGCTGTAACCACCGGAACCGCCGATGAAATtagtggtggtggaggaggcggGGAAGGCGGAGGAGAATGTGATggtggtggagatggtggaggaGGATGTGGAGGTTGCGGTGGTTGCGGTGGTTGCGGCGGTTGTGGCGGGTGTGGAGGTTAA
- the LOC125597614 gene encoding uncharacterized protein LOC125597614: protein MAMKSTAKSQLTTGKASVAMYFNDISPGRSESQLRFRLIHFWEARNIAKARAFLGLELLLIDEHGTVMQGFISSNRAETYRPHLKAGATYTLQIFFATRSKEIYRVADQSLTISFSNGSVLAPLDDDDIPVSVSFPADRFRFHTHDDFQANRGLRGDLYDVVGHLRLVNGQSLIDRPVLDEAEIISMRHVLVHLQTKDGAVMKLYLWDKAAKDFYKKFTSSEDTNQFFPCHNPPTANTSVSCLPH from the exons ATGGCGATGAAATCCACCGCAAAGTCTCAGCTTACCACCGGAAAAGCTTCCGTCGCCATGTATTTCAACGACATCTCACCAGGACGATCTGAGTCACAGCTTCGATTCCGGCTAATCCACTTTTGGGAGGCAAGAAACATAGCCAAAGCTCGGGCCTTTCTTGGCTTAGAGCTCCTACTCATTGATGAACAT GGGACTGTGATGCAAGGTTTTATATCCTCTAATCGTGCTGAAACATACCGGCCTCATCTCAAAGCAGGAGCTACTTACACTCTTCAGATTTTTTTTGCCACCAGAAGCAAGGAGATTTATCGTGTTGCTGATCAgagtttaacaatttcattctCCAACGGCTCTGTTCTCGCTCCCCTTGACGACGATGACATACCCGTCTCTGTCTCTTTCCCGGCAGACAGGTTCAGGTTCCACACACATGATGATTTCCAAGCTAACCGTGGACTCAGGGGCGACCTCTACG ATGTCGTTGGCCACTTGAGGCTGGTGAATGGACAGTCTCTCATTGACCGCCCCGTCCTTGATGAGGCCGAAATAATCAGCATGCGTCATGTTTTGGTACATTTGCAGACGAAAGA TGGAGCCGTTATGAAGCTGTACCTTTGGGACAAGGCTgcaaaagatttttacaagaaaTTCACATCCAGTGAAGACACTAATCAATTTTTCCCATGTCATAACCCACCCACTGCAAATACAAGCGTTTCCTGTTTGCCTCATTAA
- the LOC125597615 gene encoding uncharacterized protein LOC125597615, with translation MTIGQIFAYIKQEYAKEASFDCIATIDDVERDSAWYYIACGGCQTKATRGPSSLMCAKCGNTNVSGVAKYLAKISVYDNNDQAVFILLGDAGTELTGKQAAELVDNYFEANQELGAGHQMPAPPPQALIDTIGQTHKFRVKVSNLNFSGKIQAITVTKVFSPEILPPVPTLTEIPLDAEDEVSLATASVVDGSGINADDGNESSSKRDESQKAKRPKHGN, from the exons ATGACAATTGGGCAGATCTTTGCTTACATCAAGCAGGAATATGCCAAG GAAGCTTCTTTTGACTGCATAGCCACAATTGATGATGTTGAGCGTGACAGTGCATGGTACTATATTGCCTGCGGCGGTTGTCAAACTAAGGCCACCAGAGGTCCTTCTTCGTTGATGTGCGCCAAGTGTGGCAACACTAACGTTTCTGGTGTAGCGAA ATATCTCGCAAAGATCTCTGTCTACGACAATAATGACCAGGCTGTTTTCATCCTACTTGGTGATGCAGGAACTGAGTTGACAGGGAAGCAAGCGGCAGAATTGGTTGACAACTACTTTGAG GCAAATCAAGAACTTGGTGCTGGCCATCAGATGCctgccccccccccccaagCTTTAATTGACACCATTGGACAAACTCATAAGTTCAGGGTCAAGGTGTCTAACCTCAACTTCAGCGGCAAGATTCAGGCTATAACTGTTACTAAGGTTTTCTCACCAGAGATTCTGCCACCTGTGCCAACTCTAACTGAAATCCCACTTGATGCGGAAGATGAAGTTTCTTTGGCTACTGCAAGTGTCGTTGATGGGTCTGGAATCAATGCTGATGATGGAAATGAAAGTAGCAGTAAAAGGGATGAATCACAGAAGGCTAAGCGTCCTAAACATGGCAACTAG